The Fragaria vesca subsp. vesca linkage group LG2, FraVesHawaii_1.0, whole genome shotgun sequence genome includes a window with the following:
- the LOC101301075 gene encoding esterase-like — MLILLTTSSTVTATLALKDCEFPAIFNFGDSNSDTGGLAAAFFPSPAPYGETYFHLSPGRFSDGRLIIDFLAKSLGHPYLSAYLDSLGTNFSYEANFATAASTIRLPHLILPKAAGFSPFYLDIQYLQFLQLKSRSQLIRQRGVIFASLMPMEEYFSKALYTFDIGQNDLGEGLSRNMTIQEVNASVPDIITGFSTNIKKIYDLGARSFWIHNTGPVGCLPIILVRFPSAQKDEAGCAKAYNEVAQHLNHKLKQAVVQLRKDLPLAAFTYVDVYSVKYSLFKEPAKFGFELPLVACCGYGGKYNYNSSAGCGTTITVNGSQIFVGSVNGKGYFVQLGLLPDKVLMRHICNWSPFSCCILKMPLFEIYAFAHLFPSTTGLSHWVYRARFWIVFVP, encoded by the exons ATGCTTATATTGCTTACTACCAGTAGTACTGTGACCGCTACATTGGCTTTGAAAGACTGCGAGTTTCCAGCCATCTTCAACTTCGGAGACTCGAATTCAGATACTGGTGGACTGGCGGCAGCCTTTTTCCCATCACCCGCACCTTATGGAGAGACCTATTTCCATCTGTCACCCGGAAGATTCTCTGATGGAAGACTCATAATCGACTTCCTGG CAAAGAGTCTTGGTCACCCTTATCTAAGCGCATATCTGGATTCTCTTGGGACAAATTTCTCGTATGAGGCAAATTTCGCCACTGCTGCTTCCACTATCAGACTCCCACATCTCATTTTACCAAAAGCTGCTGGATTTAGTCCCTTCTATCTTGATATTCAATACTTGCAGTTCCTGCAACTAAAATCCAGATCACAACTCATAAGGCAACGAG GGGTAATATTTGCAAGTTTAATGCCCATGGAGGAGTACTTCTCCAAAGCTTTATACACATTCGACATTGGTCAGAATGATCTTGGGGAGGGACTCTCTCGTAACATGACTATACAGGAAGTAAATGCATCTGTTCCTGATATAATCACTGGTTTCTCAACTAATATCAAG AAAATATATGACTTGGGAGCAAGATCATTTTGGATCCACAATACGGGGCCAGTTGGCTGTCTTCCTATCATTTTGGTAAGATTCCCATCAGCTCAGAAAGATGAGGCTGGTTGTGCAAAGGCTTACAATGAAGTAGCTCAACATCTTAACCACAAGCTGAAGCAAGCCGTAGTTCAACTCAGGAAGGATCTTCCTTTGGCTGCATTCACTTATGTGGATGTGTATTCTGTCAAGTACTCTCTTTTCAAGGAACCTGCAAAGTTTG GATTTGAGCTCCCACTTGTTGCTTGTTGTGGCTATGGTGGCAAGTACAACTATAACAGTAGTGCAGGATGTGGAACAACAATCACAGTCAATGGAAGCCAAATCTTTGTTGGTTCAGTCAACGGAAAG GGTTATTTTGTTCAACTGGGTTTGTTACCTGACAAGGTTTTAATGAGGCACATATGTAATTGGTCACCTTTCTCATGTTGCATCTTGAAGATGCCTTTATTTGAAATATATGCATTTGCTCATCTTTTCCCTTCGACCACGGGTTTATCCCACTGGGTTTACCGGGCAAGGTTTTG GATTGTTTTTGTCCCATAG
- the LOC101300219 gene encoding uncharacterized protein LOC101300219 has product MDRPEASPSCRDVVLSFRGSSKFPDQLLTALVERGIHAFKDDPELKRGSEISTAVCDSRVSVVLLSEKYANSTWCLEELACILKHKLDVMPIFYGVDPSDVRNQTGRLAAQFKIFEDKYKDEPEKVIRWKAALTEVANLSGWNSKGRCESDLIKDIVKDVWQKLHPGLPFHSPSQLAVNKIGSTRYSSSSSSSHQKKKCDVFISFRGKDTRSNFFSHLYNALVDYGISTYRDDIHLERGKSIPSELVKAINEARICLVIFSPNFTSSTWCLDELSQILQKRNRVSVVRNGTLESFGEHEDVCLSNREKVEKLMPTLRHAAMFNRGASCQLTKLRLLVNYNGMWTNAGYIGGKTKGILVSEDITYQELEDRVYRIVGVDPREYKMIMKAKYESKDPTQPVEIIDDEDLGFFILESLSDERCRIPLCITLEPHKDDPR; this is encoded by the exons ATGGACAGACCAGAAGCATCTCCGTCTTGTCGTGACGTCGTTCTGAGTTTTAGGGGTTCCAGCAAATTCCCAGACCAGTTACTTACTGCATTAGTCGAAAGAGGAATACATGCTTTCAAGGATGACCCAGAACTTAAACGTGGTTCAGAAATTTCTACAGCCGTTTGCGATTCAAGAGTTTCTGTCGTTCTCTTGTCAGAAAAGTATGCAAACTCGACGTGGTGTTTAGAAGAACTTGCATGTATTCTCAAACACAAGCTGGATGTGATGCCAATTTTCTACGGTGTTGATCCCTCCGATGTACGAAACCAAACAGGGAGACTTGCAGCACAGTTTAAGATATTTGAAGACAAATATAAGGATGAACCAGAGAAGGTGATAAGGTGGAAAGCTGCTCTTACTGAAGTGGCAAATCTCTCTGGCTGGAATTCAAAGGGCCG GTGTGAATCAGATCTGATCAAAGATATTGTCAAAGATGTATGGCAAAAATTGCATCCTGGATTGCCCTTTCACTCACCTTCACAATTGGCGGTTAATAAGATTGGCTCCACACGATATTCTTCTTCTTCTTCCTCTTCTCATCAAAAAAAGAAGTGTGATGTCTTTATAAGTTTCAGAGGAAAGGATACCCGCTCGAATTTTTTCAGCCATCTATACAATGCCTTGGTTGACTACGGAATTTCCACGTATAGAGATGACATACATCTTGAAAGAGGAAAATCCATTCCCTCAGAACTTGTGAAAGCAATTAACGAAGCAAGGATTTGTCTCGTCATTTTTTCACCCAACTTCACTTCTTCAACATGGTGCTTGGATGAACTCTCCCAAATTCTTCAAAAACGAAACAGAGTATCTGTGGTGCGGAATGGAACTCTGGAGTCATTTGGAGAACATGAAGATGTTTGTTTGAGCAATAGAGAAAAAGTGGAGAAGTTGATGCCTACCCTTAGACATGCAGCCATGTTTAACAGAGGAGCCAG CTGCCAACTGACCAAACTTAGACTGTTGGTTAACTACAACGGGATGTGGACTAATGCCGGATACATTGGTGGCAAAACAAAAGGTATACTTGTTTCAGAGGACATTACATATCAGGAACTTGAGGACCGAGTTTATCGCATTGTCGGGGTAGATCCAAGAGAATATAAGATGATAATGAAGGCCAAATATGAATCAAAAGATCCCACTCAACCTGTAGAGATAATCGACGACGAAGATCTTGGATTTTTCATTTTAGAAAGTCTTTCAGATGAGCGCTGCAGAATTCCATTGTGCATAACTCTAGAACCACATAAGGATGATCCAAGATAG
- the LOC101300508 gene encoding esterase-like, with product MEYSCNVIISLFCFYMLILLATSSSAVIPALALKDCEFPAIFNFGDSNSDTGGLSAASLLPLTTPFGESYFRMPSGRFSDGRLIIDFLAKSLGHPYLSAYLDSVGTNFSHGANFATAASTIRLPDKVMPPVGGYSPFYLDIQYMQFLQLKSRSQLIRQRGGIFASLMPKEKYFSKALYTFDIGQNDLNKEIFGDMNIEEVNAAIPDIITGFLTNIKKIYDLGARSLWIHNTGPIGYLTYIVANFPSAEKDDVGCLKAYNEVAQYFNQELKQAVVQLRKDLPLAAFTYVIVYSVKYSLYKEPEKYGFELPLVACCGYGGKYNYNSSAGCGTTITVNGSQIFVGSCKNPSTRVNWDGAHYTEAAAKFIFDKVSTGAYSDPPLPLKQACHRSLI from the exons ATGGAGTACTCTTGTAACGTCATCATTTCTCTGTTCTGCTTCTATATGCTTATATTGCTTGCTACCAGTAGTAGTGCTGTGATCCCTGCCTTGGCTCTGAAAGACTGCGAGTTTCCAGCCATCTTCAACTTTGGAGACTCAAATTCAGATACTGGTGGACTGTCTGCTGCATCTCTTCTACCACTAACGACACCTTTTGGAGAGAGTTATTTCCGTATGCCATCCGGAAGATTCTCTGATGGAAGACTCATTATCGATTTCCTTG CAAAGAGTCTTGGTCACCCTTATCTAAGCGCATATCTGGATTCTGTTGGCACAAATTTCTCGCACGGTGCTAATTTCGCCACTGCTGCTTCCACTATCAGACTCCCAGATAAAGTTATGCCGCCAGTGGGTGGATATAGTCCTTTCTATCTTGATATTCAATATATGCAGTTCCTGCAATTAAAGTCCAGATCACAACTCATAAGGCAGCGAG GGGGAATATTTGCAAGTTTAATGCCCAAGGAGAAGTACTTCTCCAAAGCTTTATACACATTCGACATTGGCCAGAATGATCTCAACAAGGAAATTTTTGGTGACATGAATATAGAGGAAGTAAATGCAGCTATTCCTGATATAATCACTGGTTTCTTAACTAATATTAAG AAAATATATGATTTGGGAGCAAGATCATTATGGATCCATAATACAGGGCCGATTGGCTATCTGACTTACATTGTGGCAAACTTCCCATCAGCTGAGAAAGATGACGTCGGCTGTCTAAAGGCTTACAATGAAGTAGCTCAATATTTTAACCAGGAGCTGAAGCAGGCCGTAGTTCAACTCAGGAAGGATCTTCCTTTGGCTGCATTTACTTATGTAATCGTGTATTCTGTCAAGTACTCTCTTTACAAGGAACCTGAAAAGTATG GATTTGAGCTCCCACTGGTTGCTTGCTGTGGCTATGGTGGCAAGTACAACTATAACAGTAGTGCAGGATGTGGAACAACAATCACAGTCAATGGAAGCCAAATCTTTGTGGGTTCATGCAAAAACCCTTCAACTAGAGTGAACTGGGATGGTGCTCATTACACCGAGGCAGCTGCCAAGTTTATTTTTGATAAAGTTTCAACTGGAGCATACTCAGATCCACCTTTGCCGTTGAAACAAGCATGTCACAGGAGTTTGATCTAA
- the LOC101306106 gene encoding esterase-like, translated as MEYSPRVVISLFCSYMLILLTTSSTVTTTLALKDCEFPAIFNFGDSNSDTGGLAAAFLPLPAPYGETYFHMSAGRYSDGRLIIDFLAKSLGHPYLSAYLDSLGTNFSYGANFATAASTIRLPHLILPQAGFSPFYLDIQYSQFLQLKSRSQLIRQRGGIFASLMPMEEYFSKALYTFDIGQNDLGEAILSRNMPIQEVNASVPDIITGFSTNIKKIYDLGARSFWIHNTGPIGCLAYILVRFPSAQKDEAGCAKAYNEVAQHLNHKLKQAVVQLRKELPLAAFTYVDVYSVKYSLFKEPAKFGFELPLVACCGYGGEYNSSAGCGTTISINGSQIFVGSCKTPSTRVVWDGIHYTDAAAKFVFNKISTGAYSDPSLSLKQACHRS; from the exons ATGGAGTACTCTCCTAGAGTTGTTATTTCTCTGTTTTGCTCCTATATGCTTATATTGCTTACTACCAGTAGTACTGTGACCACTACATTGGCTTTGAAAGACTGCGAGTTTCCGGCCATCTTCAACTTCGGAGACTCGAATTCAGATACTGGTGGACTGGCTGCAGCCTTTCTACCATTACCCGCACCTTATGGAGAGACCTATTTTCATATGTCAGCCGGAAGATACTCTGATGGAAGACTCATAATCGACTTCCTGG CGAAGAGTCTTGGTCACCCTTATCTAAGCGCATATCTGGATTCTCTTGGGACAAATTTCTCGTATGGGGCAAATTTCGCCACTGCTGCTTCCACTATCAGACTCCCACATCTCATTTTACCACAAGCTGGATTTAGTCCCTTCTATCTTGATATTCAATACTCGCAGTTCCTGCAACTAAAATCCAGATCACAACTCATAAGGCAACGAG GGGGAATATTTGCAAGTTTAATGCCCATGGAGGAGTACTTCTCCAAAGCTTTATACACATTCGACATTGGTCAGAATGATCTTGGGGAGGCAATACTCTCTCGTAACATGCCTATACAGGAAGTAAATGCATCTGTTCCTGATATAATCACTGGTTTCTCAACTAATATCAAG AAAATATATGACTTGGGAGCAAGATCATTTTGGATCCACAATACGGGGCCAATTGGCTGTCTTGCTTACATTTTGGTAAGATTCCCATCAGCTCAGAAAGATGAGGCTGGTTGTGCAAAGGCTTACAATGAAGTAGCTCAACATCTTAACCACAAGCTGAAGCAGGCCGTAGTTCAACTCAGGAAGGAGCTTCCTTTGGCTGCATTCACTTATGTAGATGTGTATTCTGTCAAGTACTCTCTTTTCAAGGAACCTGCAAAGTTTG GATTTGAGCTCCCACTTGTTGCTTGTTGTGGCTATGGTGGCGAATACAACAGTAGTGCAGGATGTGGAACAACAATCTCAATCAATGGAAGCCAAATCTTTGTTGGTTCATGCAAAACCCCCTCAACTAGAGTGGTCTGGGATGGGATTCACTACACCGACGCAGCTGCGAAATTTGTTTTTAATAAAATCTCAACCGGAGCATATTCAGATCCATCCCTGTCCTTGAAGCAAGCATGTCACAGGAGTTGA